The following is a genomic window from Thioclava electrotropha.
TTTTTCAGCGCGCCCGCCAGAGGGTGTCACGGCTGCGACGGATCGTCGGGATCGTCCTTGCCGACGCCTTTGAAGATCGGCTTGAGCGGCGCAATCCACAGCAAGCCAAGCACGACATAGACGCCGAACTCGGCCCAGATCGGCAGCCGCCCCCAGCGCGCGCCCGCCCAGTTC
Proteins encoded in this region:
- a CDS encoding DUF2842 domain-containing protein, whose protein sequence is MALSYKARRRLSLLALVVGLPAYIVVAVTVVNWAGARWGRLPIWAEFGVYVVLGLLWIAPLKPIFKGVGKDDPDDPSQP